One window of Elaeis guineensis isolate ETL-2024a chromosome 11, EG11, whole genome shotgun sequence genomic DNA carries:
- the LOC105053933 gene encoding nucleoside diphosphate kinase B: protein MEQTFIMIKPDGVQRGLVGEIISRFEEKGFYLKGLKLMTVERSFAEKHYADLSSKPFFAGLVEYIISGPVVAMVWEGKNVVVTGRKIIGATNPADSAPGTIRGDFAIEIGRNVIHGSDSIESARKEIALWFPEGITDWQSNLHPWIYE from the exons ATGGAGCAGACCTTTATCATGATCAAGCCTGATGGTGTCCAGCGAGGACTG GTCGGTGAGATCATTAGCCGATTTGAGGAGAAGGGTTTCTATCTGAAAG GCTTGAAGCTTATGACCGTGGAGCGCTCCTTTGCTGAGAAGCACTATGCCGATCTCTCCTCGAAGCCCTTCTTTGCTGGGCTGGTGGAGTACATCATATCCGGCCCTGTGGTCGCGATGGTGTGGGAGGGAAAGAACGTGGTCGTGACCGGCCGCAAGATCATCGGGGCCACCAACCCTGCAGACTCTGCCCCGGGCACCATCCGCGGCGATTTCGCCATCGAGATCGGCAG GAATGTTATTCATGGGAGTGACTCCATTGAGAGTGCAAGGAAGGAGATTGCTTTGTGGTTCCCTGAAGGCATTACAGACTGGCAGAGCAACCTCCACCCTTGGATTTATGAGTAG